The following DNA comes from Mucilaginibacter jinjuensis.
GGCTTTGTTGGCTTCGCTTTTATTATCGCCGGGGATATTGAGGTTTAACCCCGCCAGTGAAATGTAGCGTTTGATGCCGAACTCGTTCATCGCTGTCAATACATTAATGGTTGATAAACTGGAAATCAGCGGTTCATCTTTTCGCGGACCGATAGCGGATATCACCACATCACAACCCTTCGCAAGTGTACGTGCGGTTTCCAAATCTTTGATGTCTCCAGGTACAATTTGCAGTAGCGGATGAGTGATGGTGAAATTGTTTGGTTTGCGGATAAGGGCTTTTACCGCATAACCCCTATTTAATAATGCTTGCAGAATATATTTTCCGGCCTTGCCGGTTGCGCCTAATAAGGCAACATGATGTTTTTGATCCATGAGGATTGTCTTTATAAAATTTGAAATGAAAATGAGTGAGCATCGCGAAGCAATGCAATGGCAAGACTATCTGAGATAGTTGCCTTGATTAGAATGATATTTATAAAGACAGTACGATAAAGTGAAGGTACTATTTATTTCATCATTCTGATAATTCCCAAATTCAAAAAATTCTGGTTCAAGACAACAGGGCGAAGAAGATATTTCGCTATCGCTCAATATGATAAAGTGGGAATTAGTAACGGAAAATTTTTGTCATGGCTCTTGATTCTCGATTCTTGACTCTCTTGAAGTATCTTTGCCTCATGGAAATTTTAGATCCAAACCTGCAGGCATACCTGGATGCACATTGCGAACCGGAGCCCGAAGCGTTGAAAAAAATCAACCGCGAAACGCATTTAAAGGTTTTAAAACCTAATATGCTTTCGGGCCATTACCAGGGCCGGGTGCTGAGTATGCTGAGTAAAATGATCAGTCCGGAGCGTATTTTGGAGATAGGTGCCTTTACCGGTTATTCGGCCATTTGCCTTGCAGAGGGGCTTGTGAAAGGCGGGATGCTGGACACGCTGGAAGTGAACGCCGAGATGGAAGAGTTACTGCTAAATAACTTTAAATCAGCAGGTATGGACGAAAAAATAAGGCTACATATTGGCGATGCAATGCCGAAAATTTTGGAGTTTCCAAATAATTTGTTTAATCTTGTATTTATCGACGCCGATAAGAAGAGCAATTTAGCATACTTCGAAAGCGTAATTGATAAAGTAAAACCGGCAGGTTTAATTATAATTGATAATGTATTGTGGAAAGGAAAGGTGTATGGCGACGCAAATGATGCCGATACACAAATGTTTCGCAAACTAAATGATCAGATAGCTGTTGACAGCCGGGTAGAAAAGTTAATTCTACCGGTCAGAGACGGGATCCTGATCATCAGAAAAAAGTAAATTATGAAGAAAATCCTACTGATTGTATCATTAGTTATTTCCGCATCAGCTGTTTCAGCGCAAAACGCCTCGCAATCTTATATACAGAAGTTCAAAGATAATGCCATTCGCATTATGCACGAGAGCGGTGTGCCTGCAAGTATCGTTTTGGCTATTGCCATGCACGAATCGGGCAGCGGAACCAGCAAATTAGCACGTACGCAGAACAATCATTTTGGTGTAAAAGGCCGCAGCCCTGTATCTTATACAGGTCGTAAGGCTACACACTCATCCTATAAACAGTACGATTCGGCCATGGATTCTTTCCAGGATTTTGCCCGTATCATGACTGAGCGCAAGCAGTTTAGCCACTTATCAGGCACGCTTAATCATTACGATTATTTAGGTTGGGTAAAAGGTATCCAGCGCAGCGGTTACGCAAGTAGCAAAAAATGGGGATCGCAGGTTTTAGGTCTGATCAAGAAGTATCAGCTTAATGCTTACGACGAAAAACCCGAAGAGCAACCGCAGCCTGCTAAAAATGTGGAATAAACCTCGGCTATAAATGTTAAGTTTGGATTTTATTTTTTAGGAGCCAACCCTAATATTTAGCTTAATGCGTAAAACAGCACTTTTTTTATTTATTGCCATTGCAGCCAGCGCTTGTTCGGCGCACAAAAAGGTAGTCCACACTAATCGCCCAAACTATTCGTCGCCGCCGCCTGCTATTTCTAACAAGCAGGCCGAGAAAAATAATGAGCAAATAAAGGAGCAAGTTAAAGAGCAGGCAAAAGCCACACAATCAAGCGGCGAGCCTGTTACTTATACCACCCAGCAATATATTGACAGGTTTAAAGGTATTGCTATACAGGAAATGAACCTGTACGGCATCCCTGCAAGTATTACCCTGGCGCAGGGTTTATTTGAATCGGGCACAGGTAACAGCGAACTTGCACGTTATGCTAATAACCATTTCGGTATTAAATGTAATAACGGGTGGACAGGCAAGGGTTATTACAAAGATGACGATCAGGTAAACGACTGTTTCCGCGTTTATGCCAACCCCGAAGAATCATTCCGCGACCATTCTGAGTTTTTGAAGAAGAAACGCTACGCCCATTTATTTGAGCTGGATAAAAACGATTACCAGGGCTGGGCACAGGGTTTAAAAGATGCCGGTTATGCCACCAACCCTAAATATCCGCAACTGATTACTAACCTGATCCAAAAATATGGACTGGATGTTTACGACCGACCAGAGAACGAAGCACAGAAAGTTAAACGTGAAGATAGGGTACTGTCGGAGATCAATGCCAATATTGGTAAACCAGCCAAAGATTCGATCATTAATACTACACCGCTTTATAAAGGCAGCGCTGTGCCGGCCACCAAAGATTCAGTCCCTAACACCAACGCCCCGGCTAATAAAACTTACACTGTTGTAACCGGCGACACACTATATAACATATCCCGTCGTTTTGGACTTACCGTGGATGCACTTAGGGCATTGAATAACATGGCTGATAATAATATTAAAATAGGGCAAACATTAATTATAGCTCAATAGCCTGTTAATTAGTGTTAAAATTTATGATTAGCCCGGCTTGTAGGTTTAGTTTTGCTGCTGTGAGTAAGAGCTGGTTTGTTTTTCTTTGTTTTTTTGGAGTGATGTTACATGCTGCCGCACAGGTAAAGCCTATTGACGGTATTGTGTTTGATAAGGATAGCAAAGAGCGCATTGCCCGGGTAAACATCGTTAACTTACGTACGAAAGAATCTCTCTACAATAACCTCCAGGCCGAGTTTCACCTTAATGTTAAAATTGGCGATCAGCTAATTTTCAGCAAAATCAATTATTTCAACGATACCGTTACAGTTAAAAACACGCTTTCTTTAGCCATCTACCTCAAACCAACCAGTATTATGTTGAACCAGGTAGATATTCATGATACACTGAAAACGCCCGCAGAAAGGCTCGCAGCCACTAAACGCGATTACGCCAAAATTTATGGCTCGCTTGGCGACCGTGATATTTTAAGCACATCACCGGGAGGAGGTGCAGGTATTAGTATTGATGCCCTCTGGAATATGTTTAGCCGTAGCGGCCGAAATGCCGAACATTTGAAAACAACCATAGAGCATGATTATCATGAAAACATGATTGATTATCGCTTTAATAAAACCCTGGTTTCCAGTATTACGGGGCTGAAAGAACCACAACTTTCGGAGTTTATGCAACGCTACCGCCCCGGCTATTATATGGTGACTACCGTTAGCGATTACGATTTTATATTGAGTATAAAAGCCAATTATCGCCGGTTTATGCGTAACCCCAAAAGAAGTTACGCGCCACCCCCACTGCCACATATTGAGGCCAATGAGGATAAGTAAGTACCCGGTTATTGTCGCACCCTTTTTAAAGGTTGCCGGGATGGCCTTGTTTCCGTTTATACTGGTAAGTGACAGGAAATACTTAAATGATGAAGTGCTGATGAGGCATGAAACCATTCATTTACAGCAGGAATTAGCACTGTTAATTATACCATTCTACCTGCTTTATGCGTTAAGCTATTTGGTAAACCTGCTGATGTACCGAAATCATGACAAAGCTTATGAACAAATTTTTTTTGAGCGCGAAGCTTACGCGCACGAACATAATACCGCTTATTTGGTTAACAGAAAGCCCTGGGCCTGGCGAAACTATATCATAACCAAGGGCTAACAGTATAATTACAGAATTACTTTTAATAGAAAAGCTTTTTTGCTTTTATTTGCTGCCGAATGTTTAAAAGCGTCTTTACCCCACTTTTAGTATTATTAACGGTTATAACCATCCAGTCGAAAGCTCAGGTTGCCGATAGTTTACGCCATCGTACCGATAGCTTGTATCGCGTGGATAGTTTACGGCGTATTGATAGCCTGGTTAAACTGGATACCATTAAGATCGATTCGAATCGGTTAAATAAGTACCGGATTGATCTGCGCAGGTTTCAATTACCTGTGGTAGTAAAGCCATTTAAAGTTGAACAAAACCTGGTGCCTGTAGGTATGCTCGATTACAAAGTATCGTACTGGCGCAAATGGATCACTTTTGGTGTTAACGTAAACCAGGCAGCATTTACCAATAGCTGGAAAGGTGGTGGCGTTAATTCATTGGCCCTGGGAGGTAACTTCGATTTTAAAACAGAATACAAAAAATCGCCTTTTGATTATACAAGCGAGCTGATTTTGCTTTACGGTAAATCAAACAACAAAGGTCAGGGTGCCCGAAAAACAAACGACAGGATCTTTTTCGATAACAAAATAGCTACCCAATTATCCAAAAGATGGTATTTCTTCGGGTCCTTAGATTTTGAATCCCAGTTTGATAAGGGTTTCCAGTATGACGATGTTAACAATACAGCGCCGCTACTCATCTCTAACTTTATGTCGCCTGGTTATGTTACCGAGTCGATGGGTTTTGAGTATAAGCCAAACAAGGTATGGGACATTCGTTTGGGTACGGGTACGGCACGTCAAACTTTTGTATTAGATAAAACCATTGCTTTAAATGTGCCAACAAACTATGGCGTACCAATTGGGCATACATTTTTTAACGAACTTGCATTTCAGGGGGTTGTTGCTTATGATAAAGACATCATGACCAATATGCATCTAAACGCCCGTTATGCACTATTTATACCTTACGGCCGATCGCTTGCCAATATTGATCATCGTTTGGATGCCGTATTAACGGCAAAAGTTAACAAGCTGATCGCTGTTACTATAAACGCCACTGCGCTATACGATAAAGATACATCAGACCAAATACAAGCTACAGAGGCTTTGGCATTGGGTGTGATCTACAAGTTTCCGTGATAAAATAGTAGGGCTTTGTTTTACTAACCAACTTGTCATTTCGACGATAGGAGAAATCTTATACGGTTTGTAATCATGGAGCGAAGATTTCTCCTATCGTCGAAATGACAAAATAGACTATTAGCAGCGCATAAATGCAATCTGCAATTATGCCGCCTGTTTCTTTTTCCGCAGGCTCTGATAATCGATATAATAAAGCACTTTTACCGAAAAATTATTATTCTGCGGCTGTACAAAGGTATCGTGAAGGTTATAGTAGTAACCATTTTTAGCCAGATCGGTATCGGTTTGTGATGATGCTTTCCAGGCGATGCTCAGCTCACTGCCCGGCGAAAACACCCAGGCATAAATCATATCTAGATTCCAGGTGTTAAAATTCTGGTCATTATCCTGGTTAAAGTGTGATGAGGTTAACGGATCTAATGTTCCGGCGGGGCCGAGATCATAATATTGATGATTGTTCAGTTTGCTCCAATAATGGCGAGCTCGCAATGTTAAACCCATCGTGTTGTTGAAAGTGTATTTAAGGTTAAAAATGTTCTCGATGGTTTGCACGGTACGCAAAGCAAAAATCGGGTTGCCGCTCACGCTATCGGTAGTTGAATACCCGGTATAATTAACCCGCGGACTATATGTTACATTTTGCCCGAAGGAGAATTTATTGTTGATGCGATAAGTATAAAAAGCATTAGCATCATACCCATAGCCGTTAGCACGGTTTATTTTGCGGTAGAAATAATAGATACCGCCATAAAATCTTTTAGAGTTATTGCTGTTAATACCCAAACCCACGCCCTGGCTTGATGGGGTTTGATAAACGCGGCCATCAACGCGCGGCTCATAAAAATCATTACCCGCGTCGCGGTGGCTTACATCTATATAAGCCTTCCACAAACTTTTAAGTGTAAAGTACTGCTCGCTGAAAAAGGTTAGCGCCTGATAAGCCGATGGTTTATACCTGCGCGAATAGTATACGTTACCATAAATACCCCAGGATGTAAAATAATGCTTCGGCTTATAATTATTATAATTCATGTTGAGGTTATGGTCGAAGTAATTGTTGTTAAACATAATCCCCAGATCGTTCGAGCTGTACTTACTATCTACCAGGTCTTCCACAATATTCCATGTAAAATTGCCCAATGTTTTACCAGCATTTAACTCGTAGCTGTAGCCTGTAGTTGTTGGCTGGTTTGTATAAAACAGGTTACTCATCATGGTGTAACCGCTAAAATTATAAGAGTTCCGTTTATTATTGAGGCTGAACACAAAGCCGGTAACATCGGCATTATAATCCTTCCCAAAACGGTCAACATTAGTATTGATAAATGTTACTGCCGAATTATTCTTCAAATTCTGATCCAGCACAATGATGTTGTAATTGGTAACCGGGCTGGTTTCCACCTTGCGTTGTTTATTGGTAACAGTATCCTGAATGATGGCATAAGCCGGTGCGCTCACCGCATTAAATACCCCGATACCCAAACCACTGCTGGTACGTCCCGAAAATTTGGTGGCGTTATACAACTTGGTTTCGGTTGGGTTTTTAATCACGGCCTCGTTTGGTTGCAGGTTGGCCGAAGCATTATCATAATCAATGGGCTGCCCGCCTACCCTGCGCGAATAAAAGAGGTTGCCTTTGTTGAAAAGCTCTGTCCCTTCGGTAAAGAACGGGCGGTTCTCGGTATACTTTACCTCAAATGGTGTGAGGTTGAGGATGCGGTTGTCAGATTGTACTTGGCCAAAATCTGGAATCAAAGTCATATCCAAAGTGAAACTGGCATTAATGCCGTACTTCACATCCATCCCACCATTAAAAGAAGTGGTGGTATTTTTAACCCCGGTAGTATTGTATGGATAATGATTTACATAAGTTGACGCGTATGGATAAAAGGCCAGCCTTACCGGCGGTGTAATTTTTGCCAATCCATCTAACTCACCCTCCTGGTTAATAAAACCGTTTTTCTTGGGATCAAGCTCATTCCAAAATAATTGCTTTAACTCCTGTTGCCTTTTCCGCACAAAGTTTAAACCCCAGGTTTGCACATCCTTATTGGCAAAACGCAGGGCCGAGTATGGGATCTTAAATTCTGCCGTCCACCCTTGGTTATCAACCTTTACCGCGGTTAACCAAACCGCATTCCAGGTTGGGTCTTCATTTCCCTGGTTTGAGTATTTGGCATCAAACTGTACGCCTGCTGCGGTTACATAAAATCCGCTGGCGTTAATACGGTCGAGATAGGTATCTAAAACAATTCCTATAAAATCATCATTTGCAATATTGTCGCGGGTGGTAAGTTCGCGGGCTACTTTATCGGCAGATGTTTCGTACATCCGTGCACCAACATAAATGGCATCGTTATCGTAAATAATTTTTATTTCAGTACGGTTTTCGGGCTTTTCGTGGGTGCCTGCTACCGGGTTCAGCTCAACAAAGTCGGTTGCTATAGGTACATTTTTCCAAACATCATCATCCAAAACACCATCTATCTTTGGTGCAACAGTTGTTTTAACGGCATTTAACTTCCTGATAGCAGGCTGCGAAAAGGCCGAAAAACCGATGAGGAGAAAAAAAGAAAGGGTGTAAAATTTGGGCATATAAATGGTCAGCAACTGTACATAAGATGCTGCTTTGTAACAAAAAGTTACAATAGAATAATTAAAAGATTGGTAATAGAAATTGATAGGGTGATATAAATTCAAAATGATAACTTTGTATCCTCAAAAAACTGAGATAAAAGAGGTTGACCAGATATGTTTGAAAATCTTTCGGATAAGCTCGACAGGGCATTTAAGGTTCTAAAAGGACAAGGAAGCATTAGCGAGATAAACGTGGCCGAAACCATGAAGGAAATTAGAAAAGCCTTACTGGATGCCGACGTTAACTATAAAACTGCAAAAGCATTTACAGATGATGTAAAGCAAAAAGCACTGGGTGAAAACGTGTTAACCACTATTTCGCCGGGCCAGTTGCTTACCAAAATTATGAATGATGAGCTGACCCAATTGATGGGCGGCAGTACGGCAGAGCTTGATTTAAAAGCGCCATTAACCATCATTTTAATTGCGGGCTTAAACGGTGCAGGTAAAACCACATTTACCGGTAAGCTGGCTAATTACTTAAAAACACAACTCAAAAAGAAACCATTACTGGTTGCTGATGATATTTACCGCCCTGCGGCTATCGATCAGTTAGAGGTTTTGGGTACGCAGATCGGTGTGCCGGTTTACGCTAACCGCGAATCGAAAGACCCGGTTGCTATTGCTTTGGAAGGTATTGCGCAGGCCAAGGCTAACGGCCAAAACGTGGTAATTATTGATACCGCCGGTCGCTTGGCGGTTGATGAGGCCATGATGCAGGAGATTGAGCGCGTTAAGGCTGCCACCAAACCACATGAAATTTTGTTTGTGGTTGATGCCATGACCGGTCAGGATGCGGTGAACACGGCTAAAGTGTTCAATGATCGTTTAGATTTTACCGGTGCGGTTTTAACCAAGCTAGATGGTGATACCCGCGGTGGTGCTGCGTTATCAATCAAATCTGTTGTAAGCAAGCCGATCAAGTTTATCGGTACCGGCGAGAAGATGGAAGCGCTGGATGTTTTCCACCCGGATCGTATGGCTTCCCGTATTTTGGGTATGGGTGACGTGGTTTCCCTGGTAGAGCGTGCACAACAACAATTTGACGAAAAGCAGGCACAGGAGCTACAAAAGAAGATCCGAAAAAATAAATTCGACTTTAACGACTTCTATAGCCAGATCCAGCAGATCAAGAAAATGGGTAACATGAA
Coding sequences within:
- a CDS encoding DUF3078 domain-containing protein; this encodes MFKSVFTPLLVLLTVITIQSKAQVADSLRHRTDSLYRVDSLRRIDSLVKLDTIKIDSNRLNKYRIDLRRFQLPVVVKPFKVEQNLVPVGMLDYKVSYWRKWITFGVNVNQAAFTNSWKGGGVNSLALGGNFDFKTEYKKSPFDYTSELILLYGKSNNKGQGARKTNDRIFFDNKIATQLSKRWYFFGSLDFESQFDKGFQYDDVNNTAPLLISNFMSPGYVTESMGFEYKPNKVWDIRLGTGTARQTFVLDKTIALNVPTNYGVPIGHTFFNELAFQGVVAYDKDIMTNMHLNARYALFIPYGRSLANIDHRLDAVLTAKVNKLIAVTINATALYDKDTSDQIQATEALALGVIYKFP
- a CDS encoding DUF5916 domain-containing protein, producing the protein MPKFYTLSFFLLIGFSAFSQPAIRKLNAVKTTVAPKIDGVLDDDVWKNVPIATDFVELNPVAGTHEKPENRTEIKIIYDNDAIYVGARMYETSADKVARELTTRDNIANDDFIGIVLDTYLDRINASGFYVTAAGVQFDAKYSNQGNEDPTWNAVWLTAVKVDNQGWTAEFKIPYSALRFANKDVQTWGLNFVRKRQQELKQLFWNELDPKKNGFINQEGELDGLAKITPPVRLAFYPYASTYVNHYPYNTTGVKNTTTSFNGGMDVKYGINASFTLDMTLIPDFGQVQSDNRILNLTPFEVKYTENRPFFTEGTELFNKGNLFYSRRVGGQPIDYDNASANLQPNEAVIKNPTETKLYNATKFSGRTSSGLGIGVFNAVSAPAYAIIQDTVTNKQRKVETSPVTNYNIIVLDQNLKNNSAVTFINTNVDRFGKDYNADVTGFVFSLNNKRNSYNFSGYTMMSNLFYTNQPTTTGYSYELNAGKTLGNFTWNIVEDLVDSKYSSNDLGIMFNNNYFDHNLNMNYNNYKPKHYFTSWGIYGNVYYSRRYKPSAYQALTFFSEQYFTLKSLWKAYIDVSHRDAGNDFYEPRVDGRVYQTPSSQGVGLGINSNNSKRFYGGIYYFYRKINRANGYGYDANAFYTYRINNKFSFGQNVTYSPRVNYTGYSTTDSVSGNPIFALRTVQTIENIFNLKYTFNNTMGLTLRARHYWSKLNNHQYYDLGPAGTLDPLTSSHFNQDNDQNFNTWNLDMIYAWVFSPGSELSIAWKASSQTDTDLAKNGYYYNLHDTFVQPQNNNFSVKVLYYIDYQSLRKKKQAA
- the ffh gene encoding signal recognition particle protein, which encodes MFENLSDKLDRAFKVLKGQGSISEINVAETMKEIRKALLDADVNYKTAKAFTDDVKQKALGENVLTTISPGQLLTKIMNDELTQLMGGSTAELDLKAPLTIILIAGLNGAGKTTFTGKLANYLKTQLKKKPLLVADDIYRPAAIDQLEVLGTQIGVPVYANRESKDPVAIALEGIAQAKANGQNVVIIDTAGRLAVDEAMMQEIERVKAATKPHEILFVVDAMTGQDAVNTAKVFNDRLDFTGAVLTKLDGDTRGGAALSIKSVVSKPIKFIGTGEKMEALDVFHPDRMASRILGMGDVVSLVERAQQQFDEKQAQELQKKIRKNKFDFNDFYSQIQQIKKMGNMKDLMGMIPGVGKMMKDVEVDDNAFKAIEAIIQSMTPFEKENPDSINQSRRVRISKGSGTDIGEVNRLIKQFEDMRKVMKQMSNPAAMANMMRRMPKM
- a CDS encoding O-methyltransferase produces the protein MEILDPNLQAYLDAHCEPEPEALKKINRETHLKVLKPNMLSGHYQGRVLSMLSKMISPERILEIGAFTGYSAICLAEGLVKGGMLDTLEVNAEMEELLLNNFKSAGMDEKIRLHIGDAMPKILEFPNNLFNLVFIDADKKSNLAYFESVIDKVKPAGLIIIDNVLWKGKVYGDANDADTQMFRKLNDQIAVDSRVEKLILPVRDGILIIRKK
- a CDS encoding glucosaminidase domain-containing protein, producing the protein MRKTALFLFIAIAASACSAHKKVVHTNRPNYSSPPPAISNKQAEKNNEQIKEQVKEQAKATQSSGEPVTYTTQQYIDRFKGIAIQEMNLYGIPASITLAQGLFESGTGNSELARYANNHFGIKCNNGWTGKGYYKDDDQVNDCFRVYANPEESFRDHSEFLKKKRYAHLFELDKNDYQGWAQGLKDAGYATNPKYPQLITNLIQKYGLDVYDRPENEAQKVKREDRVLSEINANIGKPAKDSIINTTPLYKGSAVPATKDSVPNTNAPANKTYTVVTGDTLYNISRRFGLTVDALRALNNMADNNIKIGQTLIIAQ
- a CDS encoding glucosaminidase domain-containing protein; the encoded protein is MKKILLIVSLVISASAVSAQNASQSYIQKFKDNAIRIMHESGVPASIVLAIAMHESGSGTSKLARTQNNHFGVKGRSPVSYTGRKATHSSYKQYDSAMDSFQDFARIMTERKQFSHLSGTLNHYDYLGWVKGIQRSGYASSKKWGSQVLGLIKKYQLNAYDEKPEEQPQPAKNVE